The window GACAACCACAAGGAGAGGATTGCCAACTTTAAGATTGAGCCCCCAGGTCTGTTCCGAGGTCGTGGGaaccaccccaaaatggggatgTTGAAGAGGCGCATCATGCCCGAAGACATCATCATAAACTGCAGCAAGTGAGCACTGCACGCTTCACGCCTTCCCTTTGCTTTCTGCAGCTCATTTTTTAAAACCCTCTAGAAGTTGATACTCAAACATGTAGAATTAGGGATGCAGCTTTTCTTGTTCTCATGGATAAGAAACTGAGTCATACAAGCAAAGACTGAGCAAGGCAATCATGGGTTTCATGTAGAACTTTTTCAACATATTTTCTTCCTCACGCCTACAGCCTACATCTGCCTAAACTGCCTTTCCTGCTAGTatttccagaaaataattttcttatacATAGGTTGCCCTACCTTGTCTTCCATGATGTTGAAGGCTAAGGTTTGGTGGGCTTTTCTTCACTCTATCTAGCCCTCATAAGTGTCCACGCTATTACATACAGTGTTCACAAATCAAAACTGGTCCTAGCAATTACAGTGTAATTCTTCAGCAGGTACATGTTAGCAGCAGTTACATTCCTgttctttgtttaattttatttacttggTTTCCTGCTTATGGAGATAATGCACTTCTGTTGCCTCAGTTCCTTTCCCTGCACTTTCTTTGTGTGATGCTATTTATTACCTTCTCTGTTTTGATGCTGGTGGGATTTCCTTTAACTAGCTTTTATCATCTGTTTTCTGATTCTCTGTAGGGATTCCAAAATCCCTGCCCCTCCACCAGGACACAAATGGAAGGAGGTTAGGCATGATAACAAGGTGACCTGGCTGGTGTCATGGACTGAGAACATCCAAGGCTCTATCAAATACATCATGTTGAACCCTAGCTCAAGAATTAAGGTAAAGATCcagttaaaaaagcaaaaacaaagcaatttttCTGGTCATATTTCCAGGAAGCAAACGTAGCTTGTGGTTAGGAGAGATATAGGAGATATGGCTGTACCTGGCTGTTTCATCCTACAGTGGTTGAAAAACATAGGGAAGCTTCTGTGCTTCTGTTCCCCCTTGAAAAGAGAGGATACAGTTActgcccaggagagcagagaaatCTGGAAAAAGTCAAAGCATCGTGTTATTTCTAGTAGGAATCCTTTAACCTGTGTAAACCTAAAAGGAAGCAATTTATCCAAGAGCAGTCTTGCTCTGGTGGATATTTCACATACATTTGGCCTTAACTTCCCCTGCCTGGTGTTACATTGAAGTTCTAATCATGGGTTGTTAATTAGTtgtttgtaaaattaaaaacccaGCCAGGCTCCTGGCTGAGAAGGCTGGTGAGGAGCTCAtgactgaaggaaaataaactcCTGCTGTGGGAGCAAATACCCAGTCTGTGGATCAAGTCCATAAAAGCAAGAATTTAAGCTCCTTTCATGAAGTCTTTTTCTGAGAGATTTTTTCCTGGATTGGAAACAAGGAGTTTGTCCTACAAatacaggaggaaaaatatCTCTATTCCCTGTGAATTCCTGCCCTCTTTTTGCTGTGTCTTGAATatataataatgatgatgaacTGTTGGTGTTGCTTTTGCCTTTTATGGGTATTTAATTACACAGCTGAAAGAACATAAGTGCCATCTGAATGAAGCAAAGGAAACCATTTGTATTTTGAGAAGCAGGGAAGATGTGTTCTTTTGTGTCTCTCTCTAGTTGCTTCCATGGAAGTATTTAATATCATGGAAATCTGAATGACCTGCAGCTGTGTGGCAGCACAGTGTGAagctgagctgtgcagcagcagcatctcagtGCTTTTGTACAGCCAGACTGTTTGCCACACATGGGCTTGCAAAGCCTTGAGATGCAGATTGCAGCTAgtcctctgcctgctctgtaGTGCTGACTCTGTTCCAACTTCCCTGCAGGGTGAGAAGGACTGGCAGAAGTACGAGACAGCTCGGAGGTTGAAGAAGTGTGTAGATAAAATCCGGAATCAATACCGAGAAGACTGGAAATCCAAAGAGATGAAGGTTCGGCAGAGGGCTGTGGCACTGTACTTCATTGACAAGGTGAGGCTCCTTCCTTGGCTCCTCTCAccttccctgtcctgctgggaatACTTGGGAGTGCTTGTGTTTGTCTTGAAGGCAGAATTGAGCCCAGTTACTAAGGTATCCTGAGACTTCCTGGTGGGCaggctccttttccttcccattacCTGGAATCCAGAGCAATGAACTATTGTACCAAACACAGCTATTTCAGGCAGCATTGTTTAGTTCAGGCAAAACTCACAGCCTGGTTCCAGAATCACCCAGTTGGATTAGTGGGAAGTTTGTGTGGGCCTTTTGTCTCCAGCTGCTTcagttttcctgctgggaatttCTGCTGGTTTGTCACCTCTTCAGCATGAGGTCACAGTTGTGAGGTTTTGTAATTATGCTAATTTTTTCACCACAGCATAAAGAAAACTGCAGTTGTGTTGATGCATTTAAAGCAACATAAAACCAGTTCCCAGAGAGCTGCTCCCTAGTAGCATATGGTGTCTTGACTAACTAAATTAACAGGTTTTGTTCAAAATGGCTTGATGTAAACCAGGGAACTTTGATGTGAATAATTCTGGTTTCATATGACCACTGAAGATTTTAAAAGTTAGAAATTGTTTTAGCCAGCACTGTTAAAATATGTGGTTTTATGCAGCCAAGTGTAGCATTTAGATAATTTATACAAGCCAATATTTATATAACCTGTATGCTATTTGAAATGTATTTAGTGTGCAGTGAATAGGTAGGATCACAGAGGATGAGCAACTGAACCATATGAATTGTTTCAAGTAGAGTTCACATGGAagtcaatttttaaaaactgccacactttttgaaattaatttccgTCAGTCAGACCTGTCTCACAGTTTGAGTTACTTAATGAGCAAAAGTTAGTAAAGCATGCTGGCttaaactcttaaaaaaaaaggagacactCTCCTCTGGACCCTGCTGTTTCTAGGCCAGTATCTGAAGGTTTGCAGCATCTCTTTATTCTGGGGACAGTTTTaattccttccctctcttgTAGCTTGCCCTGAGAGCTGgtaatgaaaaagaagaaggggAGACAGCTGACACcgtgggctgctgctctctgagagTAGAGCACATCAAGCTGCATCCTGAGCTGGATGGGCAGGAATACGTGGTTGAGTTCGACTTCCTCGGGAAGGATTCCATCCGATACTACAACAAGGTCCCTGTGGAGAAGAGGGTAAGGCACCCCCACAAGCACATACACACACTGCATTGCACAGAGGTGTGGTCAGCACAGTCTGCAAGGCATTAAGAGGTTGCTTTATCACTGCTCAAGATACCAGGCCAGAAAATAAGTCAATTAGGGTGACATCCTTGTGGTGCGGCACAGCCCAGCAAATGTTGATGTACAGGACTGTAACAGCTGTGTTAGACAAGCTTCCTGGCTCTCATTCTCCTCATCAGAGTTGGTTTTGTCACCTATAGATGCTGGAGTTGCAGGCCCATGTGACGGTTGTGAAATACtgctggcactggcagagcagcagtttgATTGGGGCTTTGATAATAAACACCTCTGTCACAGTGGTTTGGGTCACGTTGGAGCTGAGCCCTCACAGAGTAGATCTTAATCttggctgctccagagcctgtGGAGAAGGTGCACTGGTACCTCTGGCCTATGAACTTGGGTGTCTGCCAGCCAAGACTTCTTATGCCATGTCAATTCTTTTACTTCTGCTATCCACCAGTTGCAAATCTGCTGTGATTTTGGCCTCATTTCAGAATCAATCCCTATCCAGCAGCCTGAACCTGGAGGGCACTATCCAAAGAGGGGTTTGCATCTGGCCCACAACTCTGTGGTGTGAGATACCCTGTGTATAATACTGTGGTAATTTCATAACAGCCAGCAGTAAATGTTGGTGCCTTGAGGAgcaaaacaactgaaaaaaatgaaactacTGCTGCTCTGGAAATTAATGTGTGCTGGAATTCTTGGTTCCCttgtaaagaagaaaacatatttttctatttaaatttattGGTATCTCTTggtattttttcagttcttaaaACGGGCAGTTGAGTATTGTGGAACTAGAAATCTTTTTATATTGGGTGTCTATAGAAGAATGTGTGTTGTTGAGAAGCTGGAGAATTGGAGCATGCAGAGCTGAGATTTGTGGTCTCTGTTATAATCAAAGATGCTTTGATTATTCTCTCTACCCCAGTGAGACATGTTTGGCATGAAATTGTATGAAACAATGCAGCAGGGTTGGTTTCTTGGAGCTTCAATCCATGGGAAACGGCTCAGGGGTCTCTTGGGCACAAGTAATGATGGGAGAGTAAGGAAAAGGCAGTAGCTTTGGGGTCTCTTTCTCTGTTAGGCAGCTACACCAGAGCAGTTAAGTGTCCTGACTAATTTTTATCCAAAGGATGAGAGGGCATTTTGATCCTAAGGATGATGAGGGCATCTTATTGGGGAGGAACCTGCAGCACAAACATTGCATTGAGAGATGGTCTTTGCCTGCTGGGAAGTTACACCCAGCATCATCACTGTTCCCTGAAAGCAGCTTAATGGCTCCCTGGCAGTCCTGCTTTCCTACAACTTAGTACTGCCCAATGCTGTCTGGTCTGTGTGCCTGACATTCCTggtttccttttcctgcaggtGTTTAAGAATCTTCAGCTGTTCATGGAGAACAAGCAGCCTGAGGATGACCTCTTTGACCGCCTCAATGTAAGCACAGAGTTCATGGTGAGGGTGGTGGTGGAGCATCCTGAACAGGCTTGCTCTGCACCAGGCAGTAACAGCTGCTCTGTTCCAGAAATGCTTTCAGTGGAAATTTTCTTCCAGAGCACCTCAAAGCATTGAGAGTCTGTCTCAGTCTGGTGTCTGAATTGTCCACTGTGCCCACAGGTTCCCAAAGCAATGGGCCTTGGTCCTGGTGAGCCTGCCTGGCTCTGACCTGGGGAGGTTTTTTCTGAATTCAGAGATGATGAATGTGTGAGGTGACAGATTTTCACATCCCTGTCTGCACACTCGGCTCTGTGGGAGCACTGTGGTGGTCCAAGCATGTTTATTGTTGCTGGAAACCAAAACCtccacaccaaaaaaatcctttttggcCACTTGTGGTACTTGTTGCCAATCTAATACTCGTTGGTTCTTTGTTCACTTTTGCTGTGGTTTCAGTCATGCTGTGGCTATTCTGTTGTGGTCAGGTCTGAGTACACCAGGTCTCAGCCATGAGCTGCACGTCTGTGTCAGCCACGGATCCAGAGGTTTCACAAACACTGTGGTCATTCCTAGTGCTCACTGTCATCTCCTTTCTGCTTCTTTAGACCAGTATCTTAAATAAACACCTTCAAGACCTTATGGAGGGGCTGACAGCCAAGGTATTCCGTACTTACAATGCCTCCATCACgctacagcagcagctcaaggagcTCACGAATCGTAAGTCTTGCCCCTGAAGCTGTGAGGGGAACAGATCTTACCCTGCAAAACAGATCTGGCTTCCTTAGCTGAGCCACAAGCTGTGTATCTGTTCACCACTTCCTTGTAACAGTTCTCCCAGTGCAAATGTCAGGTAGCTGAGGTCTGACCAAAAATCTGCTGTCAGACAGTCTTTTAAGGTAGttgagcagctcagcactggggCAGAACAAAACTGACTTGTGAGCACACCAGGGTGTGCTTTCCAGGTTATGCCTATCCTTAACCAAATCTGTTTGCTTTCTGTTAATTGTCAGGTGCTGTAGATGACAGGCAAGGCAGGTGCATGTGTATCAGCCCCATGTTTCTTGGCTGCTCATGCACAACCCCTGTGAGCAGTGCTGCCTTGCACTTTGCAGCTTTACCAAGTGGGCACATTGCACCTGTGAAGCCCAGtggtgtcctgggcagggtggtcctgctgtcccctgctctggctgtgcttccCCTCTGTTGAGTTGAGGTGGTGTCAGTGGTGATGAGGAGCAtccagaaggacttgggggctgggatggaagTGGCCAGCCCTGGGACTGTGGTTGGAGTGCAGTGTTGAGACTggacagaggaggaggggaaggttggttctgcagtggctgtgggaCACTGGCTGTGGCACCACACCCTGGAGAACTCACCTGTTCACCACTTTCCTGTCCTTCACAGCGGATGACAACATCCCAGCAAAGATCCTCTCCTACAACCGTGCCAACAGAGCGGTGGCCATTCTGTGTAACCACCAGAGAGCTCCGCCCAAAACCTTCGAGAAGTCCATGATGAACCTGCAGAGCAAGGTAcctccctctgcccagctctgagggCTCCAAGGGCTGCATCTCAGGAGTCAGCATTCCTTTCCCTTGGGGTAAAAGCAGGGCCTGCTTTTCTCTGTCAGGAGTTGGTGGTGTGCATCAGATATGGGTGCGCTCAGAGATGAGCAGTGAGCTGGAAGGGGCTTCTCTGAGTTGTCCTTTACCTGTAAAGAACAAGACCAGGCCCCTTTTCTGCCCTTCATCCTATAGCTGTGTGTTCTGCTGCCTTTGAAAATTGAGAGCAGCAGTCTCTGGCTCTGATCTGTGTCCCCTAAAGAACCTGGAGTGGGCAGCCACCCCTGTTGTGTGAATCCCAGGCCACTGTCAGTGGTACATACCACATTATGCCCCTCTGACTTGACCTCTTCCTTTGCAGATTGTTTCTGGTGAAGGCCATGAGGTCCAAAGGGGTTAGGTCTGTTCCTGGTCTGGTTTTAGAATAACCTTCACAATAAGGAGTTCTGGTTTGGCACTGCAGTGTCCCCTGCTTCCATAACACCTAACATGGCTGCCTTCACCCTAGATCCTAGAGCTTGGGATGTTTAAGGGGAGTGGTTGAACAGGGGCTGCAAAATGCTGAATCTCCCTGAATCCCAAACTTACTGAAGTAGAACTGCCTGAGGCATTAACACCTTGCAGTGTGTaggatttggggctgattcCTACTTGAGGGATCAGGGATCATCCTTCCATGTAGCCATCAGAGAGCTGGTAGTGGTGATGGGATGCAGTGAAGGCAAACAAGCTGCCAGGAGGGGTTTGTTGGCCAGACCAAGCCCATTCCTCAGCCTGCGTGGTTGTAGCTGTGTGAGAAAGCTCCCAGCACCAGCTTGTCTTTGGAAATGAGTGAAGCCCTGTTTTCTGAGGGCAATATCTCACCACACTTGGCCGTGCAGTGCCCAGTGGCCTgactgctctgcagcagtggaTCTGACCGCTGGTAGATTCTGCACATGGTCACAAACTGGCTCTCTGGGTCATGCTGCCCAGGGGTGACTGACACAGCTGTCAGCAGCTCGTTCTCAGTGCTGCCATCTGGTTTTGCCTCTCCTAGATTGATGCCAAGAAGGAGCAATTAGCTGATGCCAGGAGGGAACTGAAAAGCGCCAAAGCTGATGCCAAGATCCGGAGGGATGAGAAGTCTAAAAAGTAAGGCTGGTGTTAACTGGGCTGTGCAATGCTCCCAGAAGGGGTCCTTCACCTGTATTCCACTTTCCTGGCCTGTGATTTGGGAAGGCTTTCTTTTGCCCTTTTCATTCTGTGCATGAAGAAATGGCCACCTGTGGGGTGCTCTGACCTGTGGTTCCTGTCGTGGTCACTCATGGCCAGCCCTcagagctgagcccctgccagtgctcccccaccctgctgctgcccaggaccAATGTGCAGCATTGCTGccttcctggggagcctgggcttgcacagttaattaattaattaattaattgcacAGGCACCTCCCTGAGTTCCCCACTCCCCACtggaagcccatggcacagaccatgtgggctctgcagagcagccacaggggaGCTGAGTTACAGGAGCTCTGGAAGCAGGATCACAGCATGACTTGTTGAGGGATACATGGGCTGGTGTGGGAGTGGGTGTAGCATCAGAACAGTTCAGGCTGTTGCTTCCAAccctttaaaacaaaactgcTGCTTAAgattcctgctctgcctcttggaaaatgtcagttcttaattgcaTGCACTGAGTGTGTTGTCACCATCTGTGCTGACACAGCTGCCCTGTGTGGCTGGTGGCATTGCTTACCTTGAGCAGAGTCCCTCTAGGTTCCCACAGTGCTGACAGGGCATTAGGAATTCAATGCTTTGTTCTTTGCCACCCCAGGACTGTGGAGAGCAAGAAGAAAGCAGTGCAGAGGATCGAGGAGCAACTGATGAAGCTGGAGGTCCAGGCTACAGATAGGGAGGAGAACAAGCAGATTGCTTTGGGCACCTCCAAACTCAACTATCTGGATCCCAGGATCTCTGTTGCTTGGTAAGCCCCTGTCTGGGATATGCTGGGGTGACCCACCCCACTCCTTCACCTCTGTCCTGTCCCCCCACATAGCAACAAGGGCAGGGTCTCTGGCCTTCCTTTTATCCCTAATTCTAACAGCATCTCCTCTCCTGCAGGTGTAAGAAGTGGGGAATTCCTATAGAGAAGATTTATAACAAAACCCAACGAGAGAAATTTGCCTGGGCTATCGACATGGCAGAGGAAGACTATGAGTTTTAACCTGTTTTTATTGAGATGAATTTTATGGGAAAAGGGAGTAGCCTGGTTTTTAGGGAGATTGATAAACTGTGAGCCTTACTTGTCCTTGgatgctggggaagggggaggaaagGGGCAAGTGAGCATCAGATAAAACAGCCAACATCTTGCAGAAAGCATAACCTGGAAATATCTTAAAGGAGCTGAGCCAGTTGTCCTATGGACaacttatttaaaaatgtttcagagATCCAAATTCTAGCTGTCTGGTTTGTGTGGTTTTTCTCTTGAGGCAGGGCAAGTGGATGGGGGATTTGTCAACCTTCCGCC of the Molothrus aeneus isolate 106 chromosome 17, BPBGC_Maene_1.0, whole genome shotgun sequence genome contains:
- the TOP1 gene encoding DNA topoisomerase 1, with the protein product MSGDQLHNDSQIEADFRANDSHKHKDKHKDREHRHKEHKKDKEKDREKSKHSNSEHKDSSEKKHKDKEKTKHKDGSSEKHKDKHKDKDKEKRKEEKMKSSSGDIKIKKEKENGFSSPPRIKDEPDDDGFYASPKEDSKPLKRPREDDDADYKPKKIKTEDIKKAKKRKQEEEEDSKAKKVKSKDKKVPEADKRKKPKKEEEQKWKWWEEERYPEGIKWKFLEHKGPVFAPPYEPLPENVKFYYDGKVMKLSTKAEEVATFFAKMLDHEYTTKEIFRKNFFKDWRKEMTSEEKSTITNLSKCDFTHMSQYFKAQSEARKQMSKEEKQKIKEENERLLKEYGYCVMDNHKERIANFKIEPPGLFRGRGNHPKMGMLKRRIMPEDIIINCSKDSKIPAPPPGHKWKEVRHDNKVTWLVSWTENIQGSIKYIMLNPSSRIKGEKDWQKYETARRLKKCVDKIRNQYREDWKSKEMKVRQRAVALYFIDKLALRAGNEKEEGETADTVGCCSLRVEHIKLHPELDGQEYVVEFDFLGKDSIRYYNKVPVEKRVFKNLQLFMENKQPEDDLFDRLNTSILNKHLQDLMEGLTAKVFRTYNASITLQQQLKELTNPDDNIPAKILSYNRANRAVAILCNHQRAPPKTFEKSMMNLQSKIDAKKEQLADARRELKSAKADAKIRRDEKSKKTVESKKKAVQRIEEQLMKLEVQATDREENKQIALGTSKLNYLDPRISVAWCKKWGIPIEKIYNKTQREKFAWAIDMAEEDYEF